In Rhodothermales bacterium, a single window of DNA contains:
- a CDS encoding zinc-dependent metalloprotease: MILLLGSGCTGSRQASTTASTESPFATKSTDGPKAFRSVIKTDFEKDEGIFTVYRNDGSVWFEIPDEWMDREFLLVTRIARTANNIGYGGQKANTQVVRWERNEDRVLLRVVGYENQADEDDPIYQAVRNSNLEPIIKAFDIEAFNADTSGVVIDATDLFLDDVPSLGLQSSRRSSYQVRRLDRSRSHISSVKSFPENVEVRHLLTYEAANPPSNSSTNTISVEMAQSMLLLPAEPMKPRYCDDRVGLFSVRFSEYSSDQQKVEDRCFVTRWKLEPSDPEAYARGELVDPVEPIVYYIDANTPEKWRKPLMQGVEDWQPAFEVAGFSNAIIAKMAPTTEEDPDFSPEDARYSVIRYFASSIQNASGPHVHDPRSGQILESDINWYHNVMNLLRNWYLIQTAAVNPAAQGATFEDEVMAELVRFVSAHEVGHTLGFQHNMGSSYAFSVEQLRDPVFTATHGTAPSIMDYARFNYVAQPEDGVTQFGPMVGDYDKWATKWTYSWFDDQATADQEAVTLNTWVKERAGDYRYWFGRSVASDPRSQTENISNDEMEASRLGILNLQRILDRIPEWSAETGEDFDELAELYQNVGSQYNRYIGHVVRNVGGIYETLKTSDQDGVVYEPVPADRQKRAVAWMNDHVFTTPHWLVRPEIVQLLESTGTIDRVRGYQVGGLAQLFNASRMARMIETEVVYGVEGAYSVPMLFEDARGAVFSELRAASPVDAYRRNLQRGYVARLATLLEGEGDTGSDVAALVRAELSTLESMVDRAASRTTDAVTRAHLEDLSVRIENILDED, encoded by the coding sequence ATGATCCTGCTCCTGGGCTCCGGCTGTACCGGATCCAGGCAGGCCAGCACCACCGCATCCACCGAAAGTCCCTTTGCCACCAAGAGCACCGACGGCCCGAAGGCCTTCCGATCCGTCATCAAGACCGATTTCGAAAAAGACGAGGGTATCTTCACCGTTTACCGGAACGACGGTTCGGTCTGGTTCGAGATTCCGGACGAGTGGATGGACCGGGAATTCCTGCTGGTTACGCGGATTGCACGGACGGCGAACAACATCGGCTACGGTGGGCAGAAGGCCAATACACAGGTGGTCCGTTGGGAGCGCAACGAAGACCGGGTCCTGCTGAGGGTGGTCGGATATGAGAACCAGGCGGACGAGGACGATCCCATTTACCAGGCCGTCCGCAATTCGAACCTGGAGCCCATCATCAAGGCATTCGACATTGAGGCGTTCAACGCGGACACGTCTGGCGTGGTCATCGACGCAACGGATCTCTTCCTGGACGACGTACCGTCGCTCGGGCTGCAGTCCTCCCGCAGGTCTTCGTATCAGGTCCGGCGACTGGACCGGTCCCGTTCCCATATCTCGTCGGTCAAGAGTTTCCCCGAAAACGTGGAAGTCCGTCACCTGCTCACGTACGAGGCCGCCAATCCGCCCTCCAACAGCTCTACGAACACCATTTCCGTTGAAATGGCGCAGTCCATGCTGCTGTTGCCGGCCGAGCCCATGAAGCCCCGGTACTGCGACGATCGCGTCGGATTGTTCTCCGTCCGTTTCTCCGAGTATTCCAGCGATCAGCAGAAAGTCGAGGACCGCTGTTTCGTGACCCGCTGGAAGCTTGAGCCCAGTGACCCCGAGGCGTATGCGCGCGGGGAACTGGTGGATCCGGTCGAGCCCATTGTCTACTACATCGATGCCAACACGCCGGAAAAATGGCGTAAGCCCCTCATGCAGGGTGTGGAAGACTGGCAGCCGGCATTCGAAGTGGCCGGTTTCAGCAATGCCATCATTGCCAAGATGGCTCCCACGACGGAGGAAGACCCCGATTTTTCCCCTGAAGACGCCCGTTACTCGGTCATCCGGTATTTTGCATCGTCCATACAGAACGCTTCGGGCCCGCATGTCCACGACCCCCGGAGTGGCCAGATCCTGGAGAGTGACATCAACTGGTATCACAACGTGATGAACCTGCTCCGGAACTGGTATCTCATCCAGACCGCCGCCGTGAACCCGGCTGCTCAGGGGGCCACGTTCGAGGATGAGGTCATGGCCGAACTGGTCCGGTTCGTGTCTGCCCACGAGGTCGGTCATACGCTCGGCTTCCAGCACAACATGGGGTCTTCCTATGCCTTTTCGGTCGAACAACTGCGGGACCCTGTTTTCACGGCGACGCACGGCACGGCACCGTCCATCATGGATTATGCCCGATTCAACTATGTGGCACAGCCCGAAGACGGTGTGACCCAGTTCGGACCCATGGTCGGTGATTACGATAAATGGGCCACCAAATGGACGTATTCCTGGTTCGATGACCAAGCAACGGCAGACCAGGAGGCCGTGACCTTGAATACATGGGTCAAGGAGCGGGCCGGCGATTACCGCTATTGGTTCGGGCGCAGTGTGGCCAGCGATCCCCGTAGCCAGACGGAGAACATTTCGAACGACGAAATGGAGGCCAGTCGGCTCGGGATCCTGAATCTTCAGCGCATCCTGGACCGGATTCCGGAGTGGAGCGCCGAAACGGGCGAGGATTTCGACGAACTGGCCGAGCTGTACCAGAATGTCGGCAGTCAGTACAACCGGTACATCGGCCACGTCGTACGGAACGTCGGAGGGATCTACGAAACGCTGAAGACCTCGGATCAGGACGGAGTGGTCTACGAACCGGTACCTGCCGATCGGCAAAAGCGGGCTGTGGCCTGGATGAATGATCATGTCTTCACGACGCCCCATTGGTTGGTGCGTCCCGAAATCGTCCAGTTGCTGGAGTCCACCGGTACGATTGACCGCGTACGGGGCTACCAGGTCGGCGGGCTGGCACAGCTCTTCAACGCGTCTCGAATGGCGCGGATGATCGAGACCGAGGTGGTCTACGGGGTGGAGGGTGCCTATTCAGTCCCCATGTTGTTTGAGGATGCGCGTGGTGCCGTGTTTTCGGAGCTGAGGGCAGCTTCGCCCGTCGATGCCTATCGACGGAACCTCCAACGCGGATATGTCGCCCGCCTCGCTACGCTGTTGGAAGGTGAAGGGGACACCGGATCGGATGTTGCGGCCCTGGTCCGGGCGGAACTCTCGACCCTGGAGTCCATGGTCGACCGTGCGGCTTCCCGGACGACCGACGCCGTCACAAGGGCACACCTGGAGGACCTGTCCGTACGGATTGAAAACATCCTGGACGAAGATTGA
- a CDS encoding DUF5103 domain-containing protein, giving the protein MRDRLFTGWLILLLLAATGCASTEEVSDDRRAEKPGVAQPPGPGLSPDHPAVRTIQIHGSGGQNTLPVIVLGERESVRVAFDILDDSLVESGEGGGARPVSVYFRHMDREWREDLSPAQYMDRFMHDTILDYRPSAGTLTPFTHYEYRFPNDAVDFTVSGNYVLRVTEQGREDQVLFERVFFVSEQAFPVDMRLDDVLNIGSRFRGIQPLVQFRPTDPGVDAFNYDVCFTRNADFAGARCADGPSLAANPDLSFYLEPQDAFVPGGARWFLDLGDVRTGGSIERTNQSRTPWRVWLTPDQAQFPGSSLAPFLNGQPVVEGAVPGAMDAALRAEYVETTFRFRTLTGQPIPGGVSIAGTFNGWHADRLMTWNAEDAWYEQSVLVKQGLHEYRYEVRDPAHRQALEMTSAQPVNMYSSFVYLDDIRSQTDRLVAVVSALVR; this is encoded by the coding sequence ATGCGCGATCGACTTTTTACCGGATGGCTGATCCTTCTCTTGCTGGCCGCGACCGGATGCGCGTCGACGGAAGAGGTCTCCGATGATCGACGCGCCGAAAAACCGGGTGTGGCCCAGCCTCCGGGCCCGGGCCTCTCTCCGGATCACCCGGCCGTGCGCACGATCCAGATCCATGGATCGGGGGGACAGAACACTCTCCCGGTGATTGTTCTGGGCGAACGGGAGAGCGTCCGCGTCGCGTTTGACATCCTGGATGATTCGCTGGTGGAATCCGGAGAAGGGGGAGGTGCCCGGCCGGTTTCAGTCTATTTCCGGCACATGGACCGGGAGTGGCGGGAGGATCTGTCACCGGCCCAATACATGGATCGCTTCATGCATGACACCATCCTGGATTACCGTCCGTCCGCTGGCACGCTGACGCCGTTTACCCATTACGAGTACCGGTTTCCGAACGACGCCGTGGACTTCACGGTGAGCGGCAATTATGTGCTCCGCGTGACCGAGCAGGGGAGGGAAGACCAGGTCTTGTTTGAACGGGTTTTCTTCGTGTCGGAACAGGCGTTTCCGGTGGATATGCGACTGGATGATGTGCTCAATATCGGATCGCGTTTCCGGGGTATCCAACCGCTTGTCCAGTTCCGACCCACCGATCCCGGGGTCGACGCCTTCAACTACGACGTGTGTTTCACAAGGAACGCCGATTTCGCGGGCGCACGATGCGCCGATGGACCCTCCCTGGCGGCCAATCCGGACCTGTCGTTCTATCTCGAACCCCAGGATGCCTTCGTCCCGGGTGGAGCCCGGTGGTTCCTGGATCTGGGAGATGTCCGAACCGGCGGGTCCATTGAACGCACCAATCAATCCCGCACGCCCTGGCGGGTCTGGCTGACCCCGGACCAGGCGCAATTCCCGGGGTCCTCGCTGGCCCCTTTCCTGAACGGACAGCCGGTAGTGGAAGGAGCCGTTCCAGGCGCAATGGATGCCGCTCTGCGCGCCGAATACGTGGAAACCACGTTCCGATTCAGGACATTGACGGGTCAACCCATCCCGGGAGGCGTTTCCATTGCCGGTACGTTCAACGGGTGGCATGCGGACCGCCTCATGACGTGGAATGCCGAGGACGCGTGGTACGAGCAGTCCGTGCTCGTCAAGCAAGGTCTGCACGAGTACCGTTATGAGGTGCGGGATCCGGCGCACCGGCAGGCGCTGGAGATGACCTCAGCCCAGCCCGTCAATATGTATTCCTCCTTCGTGTACCTGGACGACATCCGTTCACAGACCGATCGACTGGTCGCCGTCGTGTCTGCGTTGGTGCGATGA
- a CDS encoding DUF3078 domain-containing protein, with protein sequence MTTSGNTQPVFVMMRVVASPRTVILSLLFLLMSAVPASAQDAPPPDSSSGSWTKSLLGKLNGSQAGFQNWAEGGVNTLAISSGLDGSAEQASGNWTKKSTLRLSFGVVKQDTLAFRKAEDLIRLTMALNYAGNGKLLLFQPTVAAGARTQFAPGFNFEKNPFGDGRTPPVKVSDFLSPGTFTQSLGLAYKPKPWFSQRLGLGAKQTVVMIESLRPLYSVDPGSSARFEFGVEAFTDFDKEIFRNVHYKSTLGLFAAFNKPDLPDYLWENVVTMKVNSWLQVNFEWSMLFDEDVSSKLQVKEVFAVGIAYKFI encoded by the coding sequence ATGACGACGTCCGGAAATACCCAACCTGTTTTTGTCATGATGCGAGTAGTCGCCTCCCCACGGACAGTCATCCTGTCCCTTCTTTTCCTGCTGATGTCCGCGGTGCCGGCATCGGCACAGGATGCCCCGCCGCCCGACTCGTCGTCGGGTAGCTGGACAAAGAGCCTGTTGGGCAAGCTGAACGGATCGCAGGCGGGATTCCAGAATTGGGCGGAAGGCGGCGTAAATACGCTCGCCATCAGTTCCGGCCTGGACGGTTCGGCCGAGCAGGCATCGGGGAACTGGACCAAGAAGTCCACCCTCCGGCTGTCTTTCGGGGTCGTCAAGCAGGACACCCTGGCATTCCGAAAGGCAGAGGATCTCATCCGACTGACCATGGCGCTCAATTATGCCGGGAATGGAAAGCTGTTGTTGTTCCAACCGACCGTTGCGGCGGGTGCACGTACGCAGTTCGCGCCAGGATTCAATTTCGAGAAGAACCCGTTCGGTGATGGACGGACCCCGCCGGTCAAGGTGTCCGACTTCCTGTCCCCGGGTACGTTCACCCAGTCCCTTGGCTTGGCCTACAAACCCAAACCCTGGTTCAGTCAGCGGCTGGGCCTCGGTGCCAAGCAGACGGTTGTCATGATCGAAAGCTTGCGGCCACTGTACAGCGTAGATCCAGGAAGCAGCGCGCGTTTCGAGTTCGGTGTGGAAGCCTTCACGGATTTCGACAAGGAGATCTTCAGGAATGTCCACTACAAATCCACGCTTGGGCTGTTCGCTGCGTTCAACAAGCCTGACCTGCCGGACTATCTTTGGGAAAACGTGGTCACCATGAAGGTGAATTCCTGGCTGCAGGTCAACTTCGAGTGGTCCATGCTGTTCGATGAGGATGTCAGCAGCAAACTCCAGGTCAAGGAAGTATTCGCCGTCGGAATCGCATACAAGTTCATTTGA
- a CDS encoding histone H1, whose product MSRFADLKSFVDGLEDDFSKFYDKGNKAAGTRVRKAMQDIKKMAQDIRVEVQDKKND is encoded by the coding sequence ATGAGCAGATTTGCCGATCTCAAGAGCTTTGTTGACGGACTGGAAGACGACTTCAGCAAGTTCTACGACAAGGGCAACAAGGCAGCTGGCACCCGTGTCCGCAAGGCCATGCAGGACATCAAGAAGATGGCCCAGGACATCCGTGTTGAAGTCCAGGACAAGAAAAACGACTGA